In Pseudoliparis swirei isolate HS2019 ecotype Mariana Trench chromosome 9, NWPU_hadal_v1, whole genome shotgun sequence, a genomic segment contains:
- the dhh gene encoding desert hedgehog protein yields the protein MKQSWWARLAQLGLLAVWTCMWLVQGCGPGPGYGIRSRARKLTAMHYKQFFPNFSENNLGASGRAEGKITRTSERFNELVCNYNPDIVFKDEENTNADRFMNKRCKDCLNRLAIAVMNQWPGVHLRVTEAWDEDGHHPPGSLHYEGRAVDITTDDRETEKYGLLAQLAVEAGFDWVHYESKYHIHCSVKADHSVAVEKGGCFPGWARVTVAGGVQKSLSSVAAGDRVMALSGTGQVVLSQVLLFLHQDQESWSTFLSLETEDGHRLALTPHHLVFLAPHCRLDSSEYQAQFASRAKTGDCVLIHTAEAQVRPSRIISVSEEESVGVYAPLTEAGSVFVEGVLASSYALVDDHRLAHWAFGPVRLLFSLNQLLWGKTRKEQQTTDGETACTKTYCSTLAAKDRAGVCVNNGTLYTQDSLSEPLRMEMKEKQTSDVHWYAKLLYSLGSIFLDSNSFHP from the exons ATGAAGCAGTCCTGGTGGGCCCGCCTGGCACAGCTCGGCCTGCTTGCTGTGTGGACCTGCATGTGGCTGGTCCAGGGATGCGGACCGGGTCCTGGCTATGGCATCCGCTCCAGGGCCAGGAAACTTACAGCCATGCACTACAAGCAGTTTTTCCCCAACTTCTCAGAGAACAACCTCGGTGCCAGCGGGAGAGCGGAAGGCAAGATCACACGCACCTCTGAGCGCTTCAATGAACTGGTGTGCAACTACAACCCTGACATTGTCTTCAAGGATGAGGAGAACACCAACGCAGACCGCTTCATGAACAAG CGCTGTAAGGACTGTTTGAACAGGCTGGCGATCGCAGTGATGAACCAGTGGCCAGGGGTCCACTTGCGCGTGACAGAGGCCTGGGACGAGGACGGCCACCACCCTCCCGGCTCTCTGCACTATGAAGGCCGAGCCGTGGATATCACCACTGACGATAGAGAAACGGAGAAGTACGGCCTTCTAGCCCAGCTGGCTGTGGAGGCTGGCTTTGACTGGGTCCACTATGAGTCCAAGTATCACATCCACTGCTCAGTAAAGGCTG ATCACTCTGTCGCGGTGGAAAAGGGAGGATGTTTCCCAGGCTGGGCCCGGGTGACTGTTGCTGGAGGGGTGCAGAAGAGCCTGTCATCCGTGGCCGCCGGGGACAGAGTCATGGCCCTGTCTGGGACAGGCCAAGTCGTGTTGAGCCAAGTGCTCTTGTTTCTGCACCAGGACCAAGAAAGCTGGTCTACTTTTCTTTCTCTGGAGACAGAAGATGGCCATCGATTGGCCCTGACTCCACATCACTTGGTGTTTTTAGCCCCACATTGCAGACTCGACAGTAGTGAGTATCAGGCTCAGTTTGCTAGCAGAGCCAAAACTGGAGACTGCGTTCTCATCCATACGGCCGAGGCTCAAGTACGTCCATCTCGGATCATCTCAGTTTCAGAAGAAGAGAGTGTGGGAGTGTATGCTCCCTTGACAGAAGCTGGATCTGTGTTCGTAGAAGGAGTGCTGGCATCCAGCTATGCTCTGGTAGATGACCACAGACTGGCACACTGGGCCTTTGGACCTGTGCGACTCCTCTTCTCATTAAACCAGCTACTTTGGGGGAAGACAAGAAAAGAACAGCAGACCACAGACGGTGAAACAGCCTGCACCAAGACCTATTGTAGCACTTTGGCCGCAAAGGACAGAGCAGGTGTTTGTGTGAATAATGGCACTTTGTACACGCAAGACTCTCTCAGTGAACCTCTGAGGATGGAAATGAAAGAGAAGCAGACATCAGATGTGCATTGGTATGCAAAATTACTGTACAGTTTGGGATCTATCTTTTTAGACTCCAACTCATTTCATCCTTAA
- the lmbr1l gene encoding limb region 1 homolog-like protein isoform X1 has protein sequence METEDVSVREQLFHNRVRETIICVLLFTCLYMVSYLILTHFKKTAEYVTDDIEDATVNKIALWLCTFTLSVAVCAVLLLPISILSNEVLLTFPQSYYMQWLNGSLIHGLWNLVFLFSNLSLVFLMPFAYFFTESEGFAGSRKGVMARVHEAVVLLLLLALLVLGIVWVASALLHDNMARKSLYDLWEYYLPYLYSGISLFGVLLLLLCTPFGLSRMFSVTGQLLVKPRLLEDVEDTLSCTTFEEDSLYRKLKSGSTTSCWVKLNMEAMKKEYLTVQSKRIALEMRRKASPWQRNLGYPLVMLVLLALTVMCVLMVCFNVLELLLDDTAMPRGKEDPHLGMASFSMFGSLGALVQVILILYLMVSSVVGFYSSPLFTGLLPRAQDTNLTQIIANCVSLLILSSALPVFSRTLGITRFDLLGDFGRYNWLGNFYIVFLYNMLFAGLTSASLINTVTWAVQRELIRAFGLHRLPLTMSRSTIPFRLLLASGLSKIH, from the exons ATGGAAACAGAAGACGTATCGGTTCGAGAGCAACTTTTCCACAACCGTGTCCGGGAGACCATA ATCTGTGTACTCCTGTTTACATGCCTCTACATGGTGTCCTACCTCATACTTACCCACTTCAAGAAGACTGCAGAGTATGTCACAG ATGATATTGAAGATGCCACCGTCAACAAAATTGC GCTGTGGCTGTGTACGTTCACCCTGTCTGTCGCAGTGTGCGCGGTGCTCCTTCTCCCCATCTCCATTCTGTCCAATGAGGTGCTGCTCACCTTCCCACAGAGCTACTACATGCAGTGGCTCAATGGATCTCTCATCCACG GATTGTGGAACctagtttttcttttctccaattTGTCTCTGGTCTTTCTCATGCCCTTTGCCTACTTCTTTACCGAGTCGGAGGGATTCGCAGGCTCCAGAAAG GGCGTTATGGCACGAGTTCATGAAGCAGttgtgctgctgttgttgctggcTCTACTTGTGCTGGGCATTGTTTGGGTTGCATCAGCCCTCCTCCACGACAACATGGCCAGGAAAAGCTTGTATG ACCTGTGGGAGTATTACCTTCCTTATCTGTACTCGGGCATCTCCCTGTTTGGGGTGTTACTGCTTTTGC TGTGCACTCCCTTTGGCTTGTCCCGGATGTTCAGTGTGACTGGCCAGCTTCTGGTCAAACCGCGG CTGTTGGAAGATGTAGAAGATACTTTGAGCTGCACCACATTTGAGGAAGACTCGCTCTACAGGAAACTGAAGA GTGGCAGTACGACGTCATGCTGGGTCAAGCTAAACATGGAGGCGATGAAGAAAGAGTACCTAACAGTCCAGAGCAAGCGCATTGCGCTGG AAATGCGGAGGAAAGCGTCTCCATGGCAGCGAAACCTGGGCTATCCACTGGTCATGCTTGTGCTCCTCGCACTGACG GTGATGTGTGTCCTGATGGTCTGTTTCAATGTGTTGGAGTTGCTCCTGGACGACACGGCTATGCCCCGAGGAAAGGAG GACCCTCACCTTGGGATGGCCTCCTTCTCCATGTTTGGCTCACTGGGCGCTCTAGTTCAAGTCATCCTTATTCT CTACCTGATGGTGTCCTCAGTGGTGGGTTTCTATAGTTCTCCTCTCTTTACTGGCCTCCTGCCTCGTGCACAGGACACCAACCtcacacag ATCATTGCAAACTGTGTCTCACTGCTTATTCTGAGCTCAGCACTGCCGGTGTTTTCACGCACACTTG GGATCACGCGCTTCGATCTACTGGGAGACTTTGGTCGATATAACTGGCTGGGGAACTTCTACATCGTCTTCCTGTACAACATGCTGTTTGCCGGTCTCACCTCCGCCTCCCTGATCAACACGGTCACCTGGGCCGTACAGAGAGAGCTCATCCGTGCCTTTG GTCTCCACAGACTGCCTTTGACCATGTCGCGCTCCACGATCCCCTTCAGACTCCTCCTGGCCAGTGGACTGTCAAAAATCCATTGA
- the ikzf4 gene encoding zinc finger protein Eos, producing MNADDCNGCSYAQGNGGESSTEHDFYSGLQDPSAKSPNSQQSSPHRSLSANSIKVELCSDDGSPGAPQPENREAVSDDGRREDRDDPMEEGSTEYVGAGRDRGSIYNDMASPNSASPGPLRLPNGKLQCEVCGMICIGPNVLMVHKRSHTGERPFQCNQCGASFTQKGNLLRHIKLHSGEKPFKCPVCNYACRRRDALAGHLRTHAASSPTVGKPFKCSYCSRSYKQQSTLEEHLERCHSYLKSLDHQTAQDEESVNMETITKPLLQPSNKKIPFVDRLAISITKRKRSTPQKFLGEAPEAPEAPYELSSGSEKEADLMSSQPSGLASPHLQGSRGKRENHEPPAPSQLHPAFLTEIPTIMGSVNSNFTPQGPRAHAGGGLAAVPLGLAGQQAGEGRDDQRSARRHITSPNGCPDSTDTESTAEEQSTRVTAPTSTSNNHHLHDQTPALARSHSTSSPRQAKDLDPEWERACPVPPTIKGSPVSPLSSKEIVQVLDRDGRPVRSFHCRHCRILFLDHVMFTIHMGCHGFRQPLECNICGHRCQDRYEFSSHISRGEHQVD from the exons ATGAATGCTGATGACTGCAATGGATGCTCATATGCACAAG GTAATGGAGGAGAGTCGTCAACGGAACATGATTTTTATAGCGGGTTGCAGGACCCTTCAGCAAAATCCCCAAACAGTCAGCAGTCGTCCCCACACCGCTCCCTCAGTG CGAACTCCATCAAGGTTGAGCTGTGCAGCGATGATGGGTCACCAGGTGCTCCACAGCCAGAGAACAGAGAGGCTGTGAGCGACGAtggcaggagggaggacagagatgaccccatggaggaagggagcacAGAGTACGTCGGGGCtggaagagacagagggagcATTTATAATGACATGGCCAGTCCGAACTCTGCTTCACCAGGACCTCTCCGCCTGCCCAATGGGAAGCTCCAGTGTGAGGTGTGCGGCATGATCTGCATCGGGCCCAACGTGCTAATGGTGCACAAGCGGAGTCACACAG GCGAGAGGCCGTTCCAGTGTAACCAGTGTGGGGCTTCCTTCACCCAGAAGGGGAACTTATTGCGCCACATAAAGTTACATTCGGGAGAGAAGCCTTTCAAATGTCCCGTTTGCAACTACGCTTGTCGCCGGAGAGATGCCCTGGCTGGACATCTACGCACACATGCAG CTTCTTCTCCAACGGTGGGAAAACCTTTCAAGTGCAGCTACTGTAGTCGCAGCTATAAACAACAGAGCACACTGGAGGAACATCTGGAGCGCTGCCACAGTTATTTGAAGAGTTTGGACCACCAGACAGCACAGG ACGAAGAGTCAGTAAATATGGAGACAATTACAAAACCTTTGCTCCAGCCATCGAATAAAAAAATCCCGTTTGTGGATAGATTGGCTATTAGCATCACCAAGCGCAAGAGGTCAACACCACAGAAGTTTTTGG GTGAAGCACCTGAAGCACCTGAAGCACCTTACGAATTGTCCTCTGGCTCTGAGAAGGAGGCAGACCTCATGAGCTCTCAGCCATCTGGGTTGGCCAGTCCACATCTTCAAGGCAGCAGGGGTAAAAGGGAGAACCATGAGCCGCCTGCACCGTCTCAGCTCCATCCTGCCTTCCTCACGGAGATACCCACGATTATGGGCTCCGTCAACAGCAACTTTACTCCTCAGGGCCCCCGAGCCCATGCTGGAGGCGGGCTGGCAGCTGTGCCCCTCGGCCTGGCGGGGCAGCAGGCGGGTGAAGGCCGTGATGACCAGCGCTCGGCCCGTAGGCACATCACCTCGCCCAACGGCTGCCCCGACTCTacagacacagagagcacagcagAAGAGCAGAGCACAAGGGTCACAGCCCCGACAAGTACCTCCAATAACCACCACCTCCACGACCAGACCCCAGCACTGGCACGCAGCCATTCCACTTCCAGCCCCAGGCAGGCCAAAGACTTGGACCCAGAGTGGGAGAGAGCGTGTCCTGTGCCCCCCACCATAAAGGGGAGCCCTGTCTCACCCCTTTCTTCCAAGGAGATTGTGCAGGTGTTAGACAGGGATGGTCGGCCTGTGCGCTCCTTCCACTGCAGGCACTGTCGCATCCTCTTCCTGGACCACGTCATGTTTACCATCCACATGGGTTGCCACGGTTTCCGCCAACCCCTCGAGTGCAACATCTGTGGCCACCGCTGCCAGGACCGCTACGAGTTCTCGTCTCACATCAGCCGCGGAGAGCatcaggtggactga
- the wnt1 gene encoding protein Wnt-1 produces MRSLALLLGVKAACILLVSSLSGTGAVNNSGRWWGIVNVASSSNVLTNSKNVQLVLDPSLALLSRRQRRLIRQNPGILHAIAAGLHTAIKECKWQFRNRRWNCPTTQSPTVFGKIVNRGCRETAFLFAITSAGVTHAVARSCSEGAIESCTCDYRRRGPGGPDWHWGGCSDNVDFARMFSREFVDSSEKGRDLRYLTNIHNNEAGRMTVSSEMRQECKCHGMSGSCTVRTCWMRLPSFRTVGDFLKDRFDGASRVVYANKGSNRASHRADPRHLEPENPAHKPPSAMDLVYFEKSPNFCSYNGKTGTLGTSGRTCNSSSPGLDGCELLCCGRGFKTRTESVTERCHCTFHWCCHVSCLNCTSTRTLHQCL; encoded by the exons GGGTATTGTCAACGTGGCCTCCTCATCCAACGTCCTCACCAATTCCAAGAACGTGCAGTTGGTCCTGGACCCGAGCCTGGCCTTACTAAGTCGTCGCCAGCGCCGGCTGATTCGGCAGAATCCTGGCATCTTGCACGCCATCGCTGCTGGGCTGCACACTGCCATAAAGGAGTGCAAGTGGCAGTTCCGCAACCGCCGCTGGAACTGCCCGACCACCCAGAGCCCAACAGTTTTTGGAAAAATTGTCAATCGTG GTTGCAGAGAGACTgcatttttatttgccattacCAGCGCAGGGGTGACCCACGCTGTGGCTCGCTCCTGCTCCGAAGGGGCCATTGAGTCGTGCACATGCGATTACCGCCGCAGAGGTCCTGGAGGACCAGACTGGCACTGGGGGGGCTGCAGTGACAACGTAGACTTTGCCCGGATGTTCAGCCGTGAGTTTGTGGACTCCAGCGAAAAAGGCAGAGATCTGCGCTACCTCACCAACATACACAATAATGAAGCTGGCAGAATG ACTGTGTCATCAGAGATGCGTCAGGAGTGTAAGTGCCATGGCATGTCCGGCTCCTGCACCGTGCGCACCTGTTGGATGCGCCTGCCCAGCTTCCGCACGGTGGGAGACTTCCTCAAGGACCGGTTTGATGGTGCATCCAGAGTTGTTTATGCCAACAAAGGAAGCAACCGTGCTTCTCACCGAGCCGATCCCCGACACTTGGAGCCTGAAAACCCGGCCCACAAACCCCCCTCTGCCATGGACCTGGTCTATTTTGAGAAATCACCAAACTTCTGCTCCTACAATGGCAAAACTGGCACTTTGGGAACTTCTGGGAGAACATGCAACagctcttctccaggcctggacgGATGTGAGCTGCTTTGCTGTGGACGTGGGTTTAAGACCCGGACTGAGAGTGTGACTGAACGTTGCCACTGCACCTTCCACTGGTGCTGTCATGTCAGTTGCTTGAACTGCACCAGTACACGGACGTTACACCAGTGTCTATGA
- the lmbr1l gene encoding limb region 1 homolog-like protein isoform X2 produces the protein MPFAYFFTESEGFAGSRKGVMARVHEAVVLLLLLALLVLGIVWVASALLHDNMARKSLYDLWEYYLPYLYSGISLFGVLLLLLCTPFGLSRMFSVTGQLLVKPRLLEDVEDTLSCTTFEEDSLYRKLKSGSTTSCWVKLNMEAMKKEYLTVQSKRIALEMRRKASPWQRNLGYPLVMLVLLALTVMCVLMVCFNVLELLLDDTAMPRGKEDPHLGMASFSMFGSLGALVQVILILYLMVSSVVGFYSSPLFTGLLPRAQDTNLTQIIANCVSLLILSSALPVFSRTLGITRFDLLGDFGRYNWLGNFYIVFLYNMLFAGLTSASLINTVTWAVQRELIRAFGLHRLPLTMSRSTIPFRLLLASGLSKIH, from the exons ATGCCCTTTGCCTACTTCTTTACCGAGTCGGAGGGATTCGCAGGCTCCAGAAAG GGCGTTATGGCACGAGTTCATGAAGCAGttgtgctgctgttgttgctggcTCTACTTGTGCTGGGCATTGTTTGGGTTGCATCAGCCCTCCTCCACGACAACATGGCCAGGAAAAGCTTGTATG ACCTGTGGGAGTATTACCTTCCTTATCTGTACTCGGGCATCTCCCTGTTTGGGGTGTTACTGCTTTTGC TGTGCACTCCCTTTGGCTTGTCCCGGATGTTCAGTGTGACTGGCCAGCTTCTGGTCAAACCGCGG CTGTTGGAAGATGTAGAAGATACTTTGAGCTGCACCACATTTGAGGAAGACTCGCTCTACAGGAAACTGAAGA GTGGCAGTACGACGTCATGCTGGGTCAAGCTAAACATGGAGGCGATGAAGAAAGAGTACCTAACAGTCCAGAGCAAGCGCATTGCGCTGG AAATGCGGAGGAAAGCGTCTCCATGGCAGCGAAACCTGGGCTATCCACTGGTCATGCTTGTGCTCCTCGCACTGACG GTGATGTGTGTCCTGATGGTCTGTTTCAATGTGTTGGAGTTGCTCCTGGACGACACGGCTATGCCCCGAGGAAAGGAG GACCCTCACCTTGGGATGGCCTCCTTCTCCATGTTTGGCTCACTGGGCGCTCTAGTTCAAGTCATCCTTATTCT CTACCTGATGGTGTCCTCAGTGGTGGGTTTCTATAGTTCTCCTCTCTTTACTGGCCTCCTGCCTCGTGCACAGGACACCAACCtcacacag ATCATTGCAAACTGTGTCTCACTGCTTATTCTGAGCTCAGCACTGCCGGTGTTTTCACGCACACTTG GGATCACGCGCTTCGATCTACTGGGAGACTTTGGTCGATATAACTGGCTGGGGAACTTCTACATCGTCTTCCTGTACAACATGCTGTTTGCCGGTCTCACCTCCGCCTCCCTGATCAACACGGTCACCTGGGCCGTACAGAGAGAGCTCATCCGTGCCTTTG GTCTCCACAGACTGCCTTTGACCATGTCGCGCTCCACGATCCCCTTCAGACTCCTCCTGGCCAGTGGACTGTCAAAAATCCATTGA
- the dnajc22 gene encoding dnaJ homolog subfamily C member 22: MVKSVMVAYALWAAGGPLGLHHLYLGRDSHALLWMLTLGGFGFGWVREAIRIPAYVGEANQDAAKERKTPPLVPPPVGPVRFVGQVCVGIYFGTMALIGLNSLSFFYLIVLPLSVGAGVHLVSCIGQQTSDLRKTLTTCLITSPIFYGSSLSPLPISLAASVIAAQNRRVKPPRTPGSTQELGPRLYRLGLAWLAFSAPLGYCIFYNTTATLYYLSDCVSALLDMFWFLPWLRNVFEYILLMPYRLLCVLTGGGYYEDAWRKVLQILLKEYTKKEKDALKVFSLDEEASMEDITRSYRGLAKTWHPDHNPSSKEAEVMFMKIHEAYEVLRQWHKPRRFTA; encoded by the exons ATGGTAAAAAGTGTCATGGTAGCCTATGCCCTGTGGGCTGCCGGCGGGCCTTTGGGCCTTCACCATTTATATTTAGGAAGAGACAGCCATGCTCTGTTATGGATGCTGACTCTGGGGGGATTTGGGTTTGGCTGGGTCAGAGAGGCCATACGTATTCCTGCTTATGTTGGTGAGGCCAATCAAGATGCAGcgaaggagagaaaaacaccTCCCTTGGTGCCTCCACCTGTGGGCCCTGTCAGATTTGTTGGACAAGTGTGTGTTGGGATCTACTTTGGCACAATGGCTCTTATTGGACTGAACTCCCTCAGTTTCTTCTACTTGATCGTCCTGCCTTTATCTGTGGGTGCAGGGGTACATCTGGTGTCCTGCATTGGGCAGCAGACTTCTGATCTACGGAAAACATTGACTACTTGTCTCATAACCTCCCCAATATTCTATGGCAGCAGCTTATCGCCTCTCCCTATAAGCCTGGCTGCCAGTGTAATTGCTGCACAGAACCGCAGGGTCAAACCTCCACGGACACCTGGGAGCACACAGGAACTAG GTCCTCGTCTTTACAGGCTCGGTCTAGCCTGGCTGGCCTTCTCCGCTCCGCTTGGTTACTGTATTTTCTATAACACCACAGCCACGCTGTACTACCTGTCTGACTGTGTATCAGCGCTCCTGGATATGTTCTGGTTCCTGCCTTGGCTCAGAAATGTGTTTGAGTACATTCTTTTGATGCCATATCGGCTCTTGTGCGTTCTTACTGGAGGGGGGTACTATGAAGACGCTTGGAGGAAGGTGCTGCAAATACTGCTCAAAGAGTAcacgaagaaagaaaaagatgcaCTGAAG GTATTTTCGTTGGACGAAGAGGCCTCTATGGAAGACATAACTCGCAGCTATAGGGGGCTGGCCAAGACATGGCATCCAGACCACAACCCCAGCAGCAAGGAGGCTGAGGTCATGTTCATGAAGATCCATGAGGCGTATGAGGTCCTTCGACAATGGCACAAACCTCGTCGATTCACAGCATAG